From the genome of Triticum aestivum cultivar Chinese Spring chromosome 3B, IWGSC CS RefSeq v2.1, whole genome shotgun sequence, one region includes:
- the LOC123065708 gene encoding uncharacterized protein, whose protein sequence is MRSFPRFNLTTGALSGEAHNHPTPPSTGVDLAVVLVLAGDHHHYQPMRGATPNASRPSPPPETLAIATESEEGDYTESFEEPLADYFGQDLEEDELAEEDCASEPNA, encoded by the exons ATGAGATCATTTCCGCGCTTCAATTTGACAACCGGAGCCCTCTCCGGCGAAGCCCACAAccacccgacgccgccgtccaccGGAGTCGACCTCGCTGTCGTcctggtgctcgccggcgaccaccaccactacCAACCGATGCGGGGTGCCACCCCGAACGCATCCCGACCATCGCCGCCTCCTGAAACACTGGCGATCGCCACCG AAAGCGAAGAGGGGGACTATACCGAGAGTTTTGAAGAACCTCTTGCTGATTACTTTGGTCAAG accTGGAGGAGGACGAGCTTGCCGAGGAGGACTGCGCTAGCGAGCCCAATGCGTAG